In the Pogona vitticeps strain Pit_001003342236 chromosome 2, PviZW2.1, whole genome shotgun sequence genome, AACAGTATATTGCAAATTATTGGGAACAGCAAAAAATGGTCACTGGGATCCTGTAAGATTCCTGTTTCTGTTCTGCAAGGATCCGTAGCTGGTGAAGCTTAAAATTCATCTCTGATTCAAACAAAAAAGTAACACAGATTGTATTTTTAGCATTGTGCTTTCCAGGATCAATACCTGAAACGCAAGGCATGTTTCTGCTAACTATGAAAAGTTGAAGGTGTCAAAGTGAGTACTTCATAGGAACAGTCATCAAGCCTCCTCAAGCTCTCCTTTATAGAAAGTGAGCTCATTAACAACACGGTAGGAGATTGGGCAAAGCTTGTTACTCACTCCTCTGTCATAACTGTCGGCTCTTTCCACTTTCCATGAGAGATTTTCAATTTCTGCTTCCAGCTGAGCCTGCTGGTattcaaactgaaaaaaacaaaaaacaaaaaaacctgacAACATGCAAAGCAGAATGAAAAACATAGGGGAAGGAGTGCTTCTTAGCCCATCCTGGATCTGCTGCTCTGAGCGTATTGGATGGAAATTGATgtataaaacatatttaaactgTACTTCACGAATGTGCCAGCATCAGGATGACTTCACTGAGTccaaacttcagcaggttcaaaccgctgcagccagactgctaactggggctggtcacagggatctcATAACTCTTGTGTTACAGCACTGGTTGCTGATCCAGTTCTGGGCACAAAAagttggttttaacctataaaacctaATGGCTGGGGTctaaggactgcatctccctttatgagcctgctcagctGTTAAGATAatgaggggaggcctttctctcagccccaccaccttcacagatgtgtttggtggggccATGATAGAGGGCTTTCTTTATCATTACACCCACACTCCGGAACTCCCTCCTGcaagaggccaagctggcccccacctttgctgttcttccacaagtggataaagacctttctcctcagacaggctttccctttagtgactggctatctgagatgggtttttaaataGACTGAGGTGCCTGGTTgcttttgaatctgtttttggtgctgattttgtttattatttttagtttggTACTTGTTtgatacttttaaatatttgtacactcactggtttcagcttttaaatattgtcttttaatattgtaagccgccccgtgtcctttttaaggagaaaagcaaggtaaaaatattttaaataatacatttacTGGCATTGGTGATTTTccataattaaaaacttcctcctccCATCATGTGGCCCTCATGGGTTCCTAACAATGAAAGGGATCAGACTGGACCTCTGGGTGTCttgtaggaaaaaaattatccctgctgctgacatcatcagccttacatggtgaAACTTATATAAACAGAATTCCAGCCACTTGTGTTTTACTATTACATAGAATTCTTTTCTTGGAGATTTTCATGACTTGAATGTGGTCTTCTAACCCAGCTCTGAGGATGGGCCAACACAGGTTGTGACCTCCTTACCTTCATCAGGTGAATTCTACCATAGACTTAGGGCCAATCTCAGATACTGAAAGAACATAACTGCATATGCCCCCCCACGTTTCTCACATGATTCTTGAAGAATTTCAGTTGCCATTAAAGGCATAGCTTACCAATTTCTTTCTGGGACCAGACTCCATGTAGTAGGCATATGGATATGTGTACTGTAGCGTATAACGACACTGCAGTGAAAGAATGAGAGACAGATTTGCAAGCGATGCTCACAATGTGTAGCTATACAGATATTCCTTGCTCTTCTCTAATTGTTGGGACAGCTGCCTTTTAGATCTATCAGAAGCTACACTTGCTTTGAGCAGCTACATTTGTCCGCAATCCTAAACAATTTCATTATGTGACACAATGAGTAGAGCTTGATAATGAGGCATGCCAACTTGAACAACTAGAATTGCATGTCAGATGGGAGATTTTCAGTGTTTGTAGTATGAGCTCCAAAACTTCCAGaggctgcattaaaaaaatttaacagtAAATAAGAGGCTGCTGCATCCCAACCCTCGTAACAGATACATGGTAGATAAATCTAAGACAACCCCAATATATAATTCAGATCTCTAGGTGAGAATTTtcagagtgcaaagaaatacaattagaagaaacAGCACAAAATGGTTTCTGAGCCAAATCTAGAACAATCTTGGATgacttatatttgtttttatatttgtgtgGTCCAATAATGGTATTATCCAAAGCTGATTCtggaaaagtgttatcatatcacccttctgtcttattttctcaaggctaaacatggcaagttctttccatctttcctcacagggatTAGTTTCCAGACTCCtaaccatccttgttgccctcttctgaaactgttccaatttgtcagcatccttcttgaagtgtggtatccagaattggacacagtactccaagATGAGGTCTATCCAGTGCTGAATATAGGGAACAAGCACCTATACTTCTGTTAACACAGCctaaaaacagcatttgccttttttgtagccacatcacacggttagctcatattcagcttgtgatctaagaTAATTCCAAGACTCTTCTTGCTTGTAActttgctgagccagatatcccccatcttgtaactgtgcaattggtttatttttctgaggtgcagtactttgcccttattcctgttgaattttattctgttgctttcagcccagtgctccattctATCAAGgtcgttttgaattttgtttctgtcttttagggtattagctattccacccaatttggtatcactTGCAGCCAGTTTTGTATCTACCTTACACttaatctatccagcccacacctagttaacttgctaatcagggtatcatggggcactttgccgaaagctttgctaaagtcaagatatacgatgtctacagtattccctctgtcaatcagggaggttacctgatcaaaaaaattgGATCAGTTTGGCagaatttattcttgacaaatccatgttggcccctagttattactgcattgttttccaggtgcttgcacaatgactgcattacaatctgttccagaattttgccttcaactgatgtcagactgactggcctgtagttcccaggttcctcttttttgcccttttggaAGATGgggacaacattagctctcctccaatcctctggcacctcacctgtttcccatgatttcaagaaaataatggatagcagttctgagagttcttcagccatttccttcagtactctcagatgcagctcatccagccctggagatctgaactcgttcaaggtggtaaggtgttccttgattatttgtttatcaatctccagctgcaattctgttgcccccccccccgactttcacttccaatttgtttggaagttcttAGTCCAtcttatggggaaaaaactgaactaaaataggaattgagcacctctgccctTTCTTTgccatctgttatcatttttccgtTTCCACTGAGTAGCTGTGCCActatttcttttgtcttttgctttgcacatacttgaagaatgcttttttattgcttccaggctctgctttggtttcctttaaaatcaagaattctagcaGAACGTggtcactctcacccagagttcccctgactgccacttcctccacctaGTCATCTCTATTAGTTAGAaacaagtcaaggatagctagtcctctagttttttttctccactttttgtcgGAGAAAATAATCAGCCagacaagccaggaatttcttggaatgACCAAATTTTGCAGAATTGGCCTCCCAACAGGTATCTGgttaactgaaatctcccatcactactacatcatgtctctttgacatcttgtttcagttattcctatcaagtcatatttgcccTCCTCAACTAAaatttccacttcttttttcccaaactcttggcatttgtatatagacactggagagTGTGTGATTTGCGGCCtgtttttctttgtacattttaaggaatattactattaatgttaatgttattacTGGCCCCCATTTGAACagtttggtctgttcctcttattgtaagGCTTCATCGGTCTTTAACTCTATGCTTGCGTCTccttcccccttccaattcagtttaaagccctcctgatgaagttcttcatgatctggccaaacacattcttcccagttcttgttagatgcaagccatctcttgctagcagtcgttcttccaggaagcttagcccatgtTCCCAAAAGCCAAATCCCTTATGTCAACACCACttttgtagccagtcattcacttgaagtattttcctttccttttctattcctcttctgagtactggtaggatggatgaaaatactatctgggccccaagtccttgagtttctttcCTTGAACTTCAAAGTCTGACATGATTTCTTCAAAGTCTGAAGAGCTCCTCTCGGCTTTGTCACTTGTTGCcatgtggacaagaagaaagggatatgtattgTGGGTTTTATGAGTAATGGGAGTCCTTCGGTCACATCCCTTATCtgacctccagggagacagcatacctggggAAGTTCATGGAGCTTCCCAGCATATTTCAGTCTCAATTCCACACAGTAAGGAGTCTCCCTAGTACAACTactcttctctcctttttgtaTGGTGCAGGTTCAGTGACTGTATTTTGCTGTGCTTCAGCCCTTCTCATGTCTTCCTGTGGGGTCTCTTCTACATGCTGTCCAGCAgagactcctcttcaagaatctgaaagtggttttgcatttccactggtgaagagtttcttctccttcttttgctcctaatggtgactcttttccacggtggttcctccactatgtttgtactCTCCTCAGTACTCTCCTTCactgctttgctttaattttctGCCCATCTCCAATGCCCCCTGTGACAGCTACTGACGATCAAGAGTTCTGTAAATGTatgcttcatcttcccttataacCTCGAGTGCGGCTACTCAATactccagttctctcactttttcttctaacaatAGCACTAGTTTGCACTTGTTACATGTGTAGGCCATGTTACACTCAGGAACAAGGACAAACTTTGCACATTACTACAACTGCATTGTCTCCAACCTTGCTAGCTTTTTGCTTTCAATGGATTGTTTATGAATGCCTGTCCCTTTTAATTTGTTACTTTGGCTCTAGCTGGGAGCGTTGACAAATATATAACTATATccaaaataagtttaaaaaattgCTAGGGACCTCCAGCTTGATCCATTGTGTCCGTCATCTTTCCAGACAAATGAATGTCAGTGACCTAGTAAATTCTCCGCTCacatttttaatgatgttttgcCGGTCCCATAAAAGTATAACCTAATCTCAATTTAAGAAACACAATCTCATGCCTATCTTGGTAACAGTCAGTGGCTTATTACCCGGGACCTTATTGCCATTTAAGCTGTCATGATCAGGAGTAGCTGAATTCCACAGCAATGCAATCTATCCCCAGCCTCCTCTACAGACAACGCCGTGTATCAGCTCATAGCTACCCATGCACACACCTTAGCTAATAGCTTTGCTGCATTCTGTAAATACTGCCAGTCTATCCATGTCCCCAAGTTGTTCATCACTCTTTCTTGTATCTTTTCTTGAATTCGCTGGTATGTCTGTGCCTCCAGCTGTAAGCTTTTGTTGTGGTTTTCCCACTGTGGAAAGGAGAGAAATAGTGTGAGATTACAATGCAAATATTTGTTGGAAATCCAAGCAAAAAAGATCAGCAGTGTGAgcaactaattaaaaaaaaaacactgaacctCATAAATTAGACACTGTGATATGACAGGATTGCTTTGCAGACTTTTCCTGCTGCTGTAGAATCTTGAGTGCAATACAGGTAGACAGTAACCTTGAGAAGAACCATTATTTTCAGCAGCTTCCCCTTACCACTTGCTTATAACCCCCATTTTCCCCATGTCTGGATATCAGCAGAAGAGCTACTGAAAGAACAATTGCTCTTGAAAATGCTATCCTTGTTCCGAGAAGTCCTGTAACTCTGATAAAGCATTGCTCTTTGTAGGTATGCCAACTCTGGAATGAAACACCGTAAGTTTAAAAGGCCTACTGTACCAAGGCTGGGGAAAATTCCTACCCAGGTACCTTAGATTGCTGCTGCCAGAATTGTATGACAGCACTCATAGGAACTATGCATAATTATGCATCATTGAACTCAATGGTGACTTATACTACAAGCAAACAACATACGAACATGGACCAACAATATCTATACGACATATTTTGGAGTTCAGAAACTTGGTTTTCACACAAAGATATTTTACATATATGaggattttaaaagaatttaaaagtgcTTTGGGCACTTCTGATGTAGAAGGATACAGATCTGAGAAGGCAATCCAGGCCCTTGCAGGAAGATTCCACTGCAAAATACAAGCAGCTCAGTTGTCAGAAGATTTAAAATGAGCTACTGCGGCTGGCTTCAACACGGAGCACTCTCATTACATGATTGGCAGAAACTCCTTGGAAAGAACCTTGTTACCAGGAAGAGTAACCTTGAAGGATCTAAATCTGACTTCAGATACCACCATAACTACAGAATGTTTTATCCAACGAGCAAATGCAACACATTCATTGTTAGCATTGACCTCTGCACATAACAGGGTGGGTGGAAAGGACTATATAGCTTGCTCTGGCCAAGGAGATGTGTCCTACCCTTTCAAAATAGAACAAGTACTTCTTAAGGGCCTCCCTCGCCTGTGCTTGCTGACTCTGGTTTACAATATCAGGATTCTCTTTGTACCGACTGCATTCGTAGTATTCGCTGCCGTGTGTCTTCCAGTCCCCCAGACACATCCAGCAGAAATCTGTAGGTGATAAGGATATTCGTTACTGTACAAGACATATGGGAAAACAAGAACCTGTGGATGAATAACAAGCAACTTGTCTCTCTGAGTAGTGAAAAGCCTGCTGTTCATGACTTCCTAACTACAAGTGCTTTAGTGGATCAGCACCTTAGGATTCTAACCGGATCAGTATTTCCTCCCAGCCCAACATGAAAAGACACCAGGTTGTTTGTACCCTTACCGTGTTTGCATTTGGAACATTGCTGGAGGTgagaagggagaaaacaaaagagaatgaAAGCGTTAACAAAGTGCAAGCAAAGATAAATGAAGAATACTATTTAAAGGATTTCTGATCTTGCTCACCATGTGATTACAACCACCATTCTTTTCGATACAGATATTGCACTTGGGACACTGAGAAGAAAACAGAGAGCATATTAGATTCAACAATGGACAGCTCCTCATCATTTTCTGTCTTGCACCAGTTCTTTTATGTCTCTGTTCATTATGTTTCAGCCTTCCTCTGGTCTGACTCGGTGCAAGGGGGCATTGGGCTCCCACTTCATGTTATGTAGTTCCTCATTATTATACTTTCTATTTAatatttcttaatttgtttttctttttgtcccgTTTTCACATTTGTCTCCAACATCACAATCCAAATcttgcttcctttcttccatttttcatACTGCTCATGCTTCACATCCATGTATATACAGTTTTGTAGAATGCTTTATTAGTGTCTTGCTGACCAATGGGAGGGTAGGTCCTACTGGGTGTGGAGGACATTGACAACCATAGTCTCGCTGCACACTGAGCTCTACAGAGGACACCTACCaaagaactatgactcccagagtGGTGACATTCTCTCTCTTACACTAGCATAATTCTGGTCAATAAAGAATTATTTtacattagtttttttaaaaaatattgtgctATTtcattagcttttttaaaaacgaaAGTATTTTGACTCTACCACTTTCTTTGAATTTTGTATATGTCTTTCTTGTAGGTACTGATTTTCAAAGATAAAGATATGTTAATCAAAAATATGATTGCACTTCTAAGATagagtttatttcagtgtgagtgttTGTGCAGGGTGTGTGCCTGAGGAACTGGGTTTAACCAACAAaagcttatttattcatttgttcctctttttattcccccccccccccaaatagtggcaGAGCCATTACTCTGGGCAGCACATCACAACACAATACAAACAATCTCAATAACTttgcgaaagctttcacggccaggatctaatggttgttgtgggtttttcgggctctttgggcatgttctgaaggttgttcttcctaacgtttcgccagtctctgtggccggcatcttcagaggacagacctctgtgctctggtgtagtttgcttgggagtgagTATTTATgcctgtgagataggcttttgtccttttctggaggtgggtgattagtgtgtcttgtcatgggtgtattgttgtgataaggaggagagattatttgtcactgtgattgatgggtgtcattagctggtcagGATAGGTTcatatgcaaaaaacaaaaacaccaatcCATTGGCAAGATTACTCTGGGGTAAGGTCTTAAAAGGCTTGTGAGAAAAGCCAGGTTTAAACTTGTCTCCCAAAACCAAGGAGGGGTGGGGCTTATCGTACCTTGGGTGGGAATGAGTTCCAAAGTGATGCAGCAACCCAGTACATAAGGTGTGGGTGGAACAGTAGACATTTTGAGGGAGATGTGCTCAGACAGGTAGAAAGGTCCTAAATCTAAATTAGTTAGTCTTAAAAGTCCTACaatgcttttgtttctcttttgcttttttctttttttggtagctACTGGTGAGTAATGATTAGCACGATGAGATACAGAAAAGAATGAAACACAGGGCATCAGATACTGGATAAATGGCCCAAAGGATTATATCTTCTATTTATAATCCAAATACAGGCTTGCAAAGGAAGAACTTGAATGAagtttgaaaatataaaaatgtatctTGTCACACTTCACACACATCTCTCTTTCAAAtttcaaaatgaacaaaataagaaatgaagtttctccaaaacacacacacacttacatcTTTAGTGTGAGCGCTGATGTAGTTAGCTGTTTCAGAGTCATCCGCACACTTAGTGAGCCATTTTCGGATGGTGGCACAATCTGTAGGAGCGTGGTACATCTGCCGACACTTGAAACTTAAGCAAAGAGAAGGGTACGTCTATTTCCGAGAAGGTCTATGGCATGAAACCAAATTACTGTTTGTAAAGCAGGGGAGACCTCCTCTTCTGTTAAGAGCTGTGTTCTTTGGGGAGACTTTGGGTGAGatataccgtttccccgaaaataagacttaacctgaaaataagctctagtatgatttttcaggatgctagtaatgtaagtcctaccccaaaaataagccccagttaagcaaaaccccaccctccaccattgtgcagcaaccagacgatgacgactgcatttgaataaatgtaagactgttgtccatgaaaaaaaaatcccctgaaaataagccctaatgcatttttgcagcaaaattaatataagaccctgtcttattttcggggaaacacggtattatcCCACATAGAAGCTGaagttcatttttatttatttaaaatatttgtaccccgcctttctccttaagaaggacccaaggtggcctgcatcattaaaagacaagctACAAATACTAATAGTTAGCTCAGTACACTAAATTTAGCATCCTGAACTTGCACTTCAAAAATGACTGACCTCAGGATATTTTTCTTACATGAAGAGCAATTTATaaatgtagtaaataaataaaccaagcaTGTTTTTAGCCCCCATGTAAACAAAAGCTTGAAAAAAGATGTAAGCAATGTGATCTTTGAAGTCAGGGATAGAACTGAGCAGAATTTCTAGGAGTCACAAGCataagcaaagtgtactgcttatataccgcctcatagtgtTTGAAGCACTTTTTGGGCAGTTTACCATTTatttatgcagggtacacatttcCCGccaccccagcaaactgggtactcaatttaccaagttcaaaaggatggaaggctaagtgaacctcgagccggctacctgggattgaacctggatcatgagcagctttggctgcagtactgtagtttaaccactgcaccacaagactctGTTCCCTCCCTGTCCTTATGAAATAGGGCAGGGGATCAGATTTATGCAAAAGTCTTAAAGATGAGAACATTTGGTTCAGCTTGGTGCAGAGTTTTCATTTTTCTTACCTAGTACATACATCTTGACCCACTTTTTACTTTGTGTTGCAGAAAGGTAGTGTAGTCTTCTCCAATCACCTTATGAAAACCTCTTTTCCCTCCCATGTCTTATCCCACTGAAAGTGGAACACACAGTTCGGAGTAGTGAAGCCAGATGAGGGCTGCTTGATTGTGTCTGGTCATTGTTACCTCCAGATAGCTTGTTTACAGGATTTTTCTGGTAGCAAATCTTTCGTGTGTCTGTTTACTTCTTGTAATTGATACTTTATAATACATTAAATAAAGCCATGCATCTGTCTCGCAGCAAGACAGTTATGGCAGAATGGTTTGCAACCTTTTTTTAACTACAAGAAAAGATCCAGGAATAAGTCATCTAACACGGGCATTCTGAACTCTCTAAAATTATACTTCCATCTACTTGCTTGGACTGGTTTGGACTTTGAGCAGCTCTCTTCAAGCCTTCCTCTGGGATGTTCTAGCCACTTCCTAGTTTCTGTTTTCCCCAACccaatatacagttttacatccTTACCAGAAAACTTCATTGCAGCGATTGCACTGCACTCTGCGGGCTTTGGGCTCCTGTACCTTTATGACCATAGGGCAATCTGCACCGGGACAAAGCTGAAGCTGGAAATGGCTCTGTGAAGGAAAGCACCAATGGCTGGATGAGAACCTGATCCAGCAAAGGGATGAGGTGAGGTGGGGTCGAGGAGCAATTATTTCCAGTTTCCCATGTGAGGAAAAATCCATCCTAGTACAGTGGTatcccgctagacgcttaccccgcatgacgtcaaaatcgcttaacgatgacttttttgcaatcactaatacgattgcaaaatgatggttccaatgggggaaatccgcattacgttgattaggagccggctttgtgaaccgtttgttcgctatacgatttttccagttctgcaaaatggcttccctccct is a window encoding:
- the ARIH2 gene encoding E3 ubiquitin-protein ligase ARIH2 isoform X1 codes for the protein MSVDMNSQGSDSNEEDYDPNCDEEEEEEDPGDIEDYYVGVANDVEQQGADAFDPEEYQFTCLTYKESESTLNEHMVNLASALKVSHAVAKLILVSFHWQISEILERHKSNSVQLLVEARVQPASSKHALVHSSQHCAVCMQFIRKENLLSLACQHQFCRSCWEQHCTVLVKDGVGVGISCMAQDCLLRTPEDFVFPLLPSEELKDKYRRYLFRDYIESHFQLQLCPGADCPMVIKVQEPKARRVQCNRCNEVFCFKCRQMYHAPTDCATIRKWLTKCADDSETANYISAHTKDCPKCNICIEKNGGCNHMQCSKCKHDFCWMCLGDWKTHGSEYYECSRYKENPDIVNQSQQAQAREALKKYLFYFERWENHNKSLQLEAQTYQRIQEKIQERVMNNLGTWIDWQYLQNAAKLLAKCRYTLQYTYPYAYYMESGPRKKLFEYQQAQLEAEIENLSWKVERADSYDRGDLENQMHIAEQRRRTLLKDFHDT
- the ARIH2 gene encoding E3 ubiquitin-protein ligase ARIH2 isoform X2 translates to MAQDCLLRTPEDFVFPLLPSEELKDKYRRYLFRDYIESHFQLQLCPGADCPMVIKVQEPKARRVQCNRCNEVFCFKCRQMYHAPTDCATIRKWLTKCADDSETANYISAHTKDCPKCNICIEKNGGCNHMQCSKCKHDFCWMCLGDWKTHGSEYYECSRYKENPDIVNQSQQAQAREALKKYLFYFERWENHNKSLQLEAQTYQRIQEKIQERVMNNLGTWIDWQYLQNAAKLLAKCRYTLQYTYPYAYYMESGPRKKLFEYQQAQLEAEIENLSWKVERADSYDRGDLENQMHIAEQRRRTLLKDFHDT